A DNA window from Ipomoea triloba cultivar NCNSP0323 chromosome 10, ASM357664v1 contains the following coding sequences:
- the LOC116031975 gene encoding sialyltransferase-like protein 1, whose amino-acid sequence MRAQRKQDWSDVPSREMINRAQKAALQLKRSAADQVGGLGQFVNCKVWGNAGPYGSGPISGSPDMTDVRKNSKYSKWEVLPFKNLREETRQHFLQMEGVSMYKMDGNKLDDLVCVRHPQKSEAEA is encoded by the coding sequence ATGAGAGCACAAAGGAAGCAAGACTGGTCAGATGTTCCTAGTCGAGAAATGATAAACAGGGCTCAGAAAGCTGCTTTGCAATTGAAAAGAAGTGCGGCTGATCAAGTGGGAGGATTGGGACAGTTTGTGAACTGTAAGGTGTGGGGCAATGCAGGTCCATACGGGAGCGGGCCAATATCTGGATCTCCAGATATGACAGATGTGAGGAAGAATTCAAAATACAGTAAATGGGAAGTTCTGCCTTTCAAGAATCTGAGGGAAGAGACGAGGCAGCACTTTCTTCAGATGGAAGGTGTCTCTATGTACAAAATGGACGGCAATAAGCTAGACGATCTAGTTTGTGTAAGACATCCCCAGAAATCTGAGGCTGAGGCATAA
- the LOC116033698 gene encoding sialyltransferase-like protein 1 isoform X2: protein MMMMTRAPKLASGGPSSNNRSSWRPTFLHLLFAAAIFSIIVFTIQSSLFTGNGGVNVINREEIRILSDFQSNLQQCVANRGLGLTAQIIDHCNIILKFPQGTNSTWYNEQFKIFEPLEYKYDVCEAILLWEQYRNMTTVLTREYLDARPDGWLDYAAKRIAQLGADKCYNRTLCEEHLNILLPAQPPFHPRQFRTCAVVGNSGDLLKTEFGPEIDSHDAVIRDNEAPVNEKYAKYVGLKRDFRLVVRGAAGNMITILNGSDDEVLIIKSLTHRDFNAMIKRIPNPVYLFQGIVLRRGAKGTGMKSIELALSMCDIVDIYGFTVDPGYTEWTRYFSTPRKGHNPLQGRAYYQLLECLGVIRIHSPMRAQRKQDWSDVPSREMINRAQKAALQLKRSAADQVGGLGQFVNCKVWGNAGPYGSGPISGSPDMTDVRKNSKYSKWEVLPFKNLREETRQHFLQMEGVSMYKMDGNKLDDLVCVRHPQKSEAEA from the exons atgatgatgatgacaagaGCTCCAAAGCTCGCATCGGGGGGGCCATCTAGCAACAATAGAAGCAGTTGGAGGCCAACTTTTCTTCATCTGCTCTTTGCAGCTGCCATTTTCTCCATCATCGTTTTCACCATTCAGTCCTCCCTCTTCACtg GTAACGGCGGCGTTAATGTCATCAACCGAGAGGAAATCCGGATCTTATCTGATTTTCAGTCCAATCTTCAGCAATGCGTG GCAAATAGAGGGCTTGGGCTTACAGCTCAAATTATTGATCATTGTAATATAATTCTCAAATTCCCTCAAGGAACAAACAGCACTTGG TACAATGAGCAATTCAAGATTTTTGAACCCCTTGAGTACAAATATGATGTTTGTGAGGCTATTCTGTTGTGGGAACAG TATCGTAACATGACCACTGTGTTGACAAGAGAATATCTGGATGCTAGGCCTGATGGATGGTTAGACTATGCAGCAAAAAGGATCGCACAATT AGGCGCTGACAAATGCTACAACCGGACTCTTTGTGAGGAGCATCTTAATATACTTTTACCTGCACAGCCACCCTTTCACCCCAGACAGTTTCGAACATGTGCTGTTGTTGGGAATTCAGGTGACCTCTTGAAGACAGAGTTTGGACCAGAAATTGATAGTCACGATGCTGTTATAAGAGACAACGAAGCTCCTGTTAACGAG AAATATGCCAAGTATGTTGGTCTGAAGCGGGATTTTCGCTTGGTTGTGAGAGGTGCTGCTGGTAACATGATTACAATTCTTAATGGGTCAG ATGATGAGGTGCTTATAATTAAAAGTCTTACACACAGAGACTTCAATGCAATGATAAAG CGCATACCAAATCCAGTTTACCTCTTCCAAGGTATTGTCTTGCGCAGAGGTGCTAAAG GAACTGGAATGAAATCAATAGAACTAGCGCTTTCCATGTGTGAC ATTGTTGACATATATGGTTTCACAGTTGATCCTGGCTATACAGAGTG GACTCGGTACTTTTCTACACCAAGGAAAGGGCACAACCCACTTCAAGGGAGGGCATACTACCAACTGTTGGAATGTCTTGGT GTTATTCGGATCCATTCTCCCATGAGAGCACAAAGGAAGCAAGACTGGTCAGATGTTCCTAGTCGAGAAATGATAAACAGGGCTCAGAAAGCTGCTTTGCAATTGAAAAGAAGTGCGGCTGATCAAGTGGGAGGATTGGGACAGTTTGTGAACTGTAAGGTGTGGGGCAATGCAGGTCCATACGGGAGCGGGCCAATATCTGGATCTCCAGATATGACAGATGTGAGGAAGAATTCAAAATACAGTAAATGGGAAGTTCTGCCTTTCAAGAATCTGAGGGAAGAGACGAGGCAGCACTTTCTTCAGATGGAAGGTGTCTCTATGTACAAAATGGACGGCAATAAGCTAGACGATCTAGTTTGTGTAAGACATCCCCAGAAATCTGAGGCTGAGGCATAA
- the LOC116033698 gene encoding sialyltransferase-like protein 1 isoform X3, translating to MMMMTRAPKLASGGPSSNNRSSWRPTFLHLLFAAAIFSIIVFTIQSSLFTGNGGVNVINREEIRILSDFQSNLQQCVANRGLGLTAQIIDHCNIILKFPQGTNSTWYNEQFKIFEPLEYKYDVCEAILLWEQYRNMTTVLTREYLDARPDGWLDYAAKRIAQLGADKCYNRTLCEEHLNILLPAQPPFHPRQFRTCAVVGNSGDLLKTEFGPEIDSHDAVIRDNEAPVNEKYAKYVGLKRDFRLVVRGAAGNMITILNGSDDEVLIIKSLTHRDFNAMIKRIPNPVYLFQGIVLRRGAKGTGMKSIELALSMCDIVDIYGFTVDPGYTEWTRYFSTPRKGHNPLQGRAYYQLLECLGVIRIHSPMRAQRKQDWSDVPSREMINRAQKAALQLKRSAADQVGGLGQFVNCKVWGNAGPYGSGPISGSPDMTDVRKNSKYSKWEVLPFKNLREETRQHFLQMEGVSMYKMDGNKLDDLVCVRHPQKSEAEA from the exons atgatgatgatgacaagaGCTCCAAAGCTCGCATCGGGGGGGCCATCTAGCAACAATAGAAGCAGTTGGAGGCCAACTTTTCTTCATCTGCTCTTTGCAGCTGCCATTTTCTCCATCATCGTTTTCACCATTCAGTCCTCCCTCTTCACtg GTAACGGCGGCGTTAATGTCATCAACCGAGAGGAAATCCGGATCTTATCTGATTTTCAGTCCAATCTTCAGCAATGCGTG GCAAATAGAGGGCTTGGGCTTACAGCTCAAATTATTGATCATTGTAATATAATTCTCAAATTCCCTCAAGGAACAAACAGCACTTGG TACAATGAGCAATTCAAGATTTTTGAACCCCTTGAGTACAAATATGATGTTTGTGAGGCTATTCTGTTGTGGGAACAG TATCGTAACATGACCACTGTGTTGACAAGAGAATATCTGGATGCTAGGCCTGATGGATGGTTAGACTATGCAGCAAAAAGGATCGCACAATT AGGCGCTGACAAATGCTACAACCGGACTCTTTGTGAGGAGCATCTTAATATACTTTTACCTGCACAGCCACCCTTTCACCCCAGACAGTTTCGAACATGTGCTGTTGTTGGGAATTCAGGTGACCTCTTGAAGACAGAGTTTGGACCAGAAATTGATAGTCACGATGCTGTTATAAGAGACAACGAAGCTCCTGTTAACGAG AAATATGCCAAGTATGTTGGTCTGAAGCGGGATTTTCGCTTGGTTGTGAGAGGTGCTGCTGGTAACATGATTACAATTCTTAATGGGTCAG ATGATGAGGTGCTTATAATTAAAAGTCTTACACACAGAGACTTCAATGCAATGATAAAG CGCATACCAAATCCAGTTTACCTCTTCCAAG GTATTGTCTTGCGCAGAGGTGCTAAAGGAACTGGAATGAAATCAATAGAACTAGCGCTTTCCATGTGTGACATTGTTGACATATATGGTTTCACAGTTGATCCTGG TTATACGGAATG GACTCGGTACTTTTCTACACCAAGGAAAGGGCACAACCCACTTCAAGGGAGGGCATACTACCAACTGTTGGAATGTCTTGGT GTTATTCGGATCCATTCTCCCATGAGAGCACAAAGGAAGCAAGACTGGTCAGATGTTCCTAGTCGAGAAATGATAAACAGGGCTCAGAAAGCTGCTTTGCAATTGAAAAGAAGTGCGGCTGATCAAGTGGGAGGATTGGGACAGTTTGTGAACTGTAAGGTGTGGGGCAATGCAGGTCCATACGGGAGCGGGCCAATATCTGGATCTCCAGATATGACAGATGTGAGGAAGAATTCAAAATACAGTAAATGGGAAGTTCTGCCTTTCAAGAATCTGAGGGAAGAGACGAGGCAGCACTTTCTTCAGATGGAAGGTGTCTCTATGTACAAAATGGACGGCAATAAGCTAGACGATCTAGTTTGTGTAAGACATCCCCAGAAATCTGAGGCTGAGGCATAA
- the LOC116033698 gene encoding sialyltransferase-like protein 1 isoform X1, giving the protein MMMMTRAPKLASGGPSSNNRSSWRPTFLHLLFAAAIFSIIVFTIQSSLFTGNGGVNVINREEIRILSDFQSNLQQCVANRGLGLTAQIIDHCNIILKFPQGTNSTWYNEQFKIFEPLEYKYDVCEAILLWEQYRNMTTVLTREYLDARPDGWLDYAAKRIAQLGADKCYNRTLCEEHLNILLPAQPPFHPRQFRTCAVVGNSGDLLKTEFGPEIDSHDAVIRDNEAPVNEKYAKYVGLKRDFRLVVRGAAGNMITILNGSDDEVLIIKSLTHRDFNAMIKRIPNPVYLFQGIVLRRGAKGTGMKSIELALSMCDIVDIYGFTVDPGYTEWTRYFSTPRKGHNPLQGRAYYQLLECLGVIRIHSPMRAQRKQDWSDVPSREMINRAQKAALQLKRSAADQVGGLGQFVNCKVWGNAGPYGSGPISGSPDMTDVRKNSKYSKWEVLPFKNLREETRQHFLQMEGVSMYKMDGNKLDDLVCVRHPQKSEAEA; this is encoded by the exons atgatgatgatgacaagaGCTCCAAAGCTCGCATCGGGGGGGCCATCTAGCAACAATAGAAGCAGTTGGAGGCCAACTTTTCTTCATCTGCTCTTTGCAGCTGCCATTTTCTCCATCATCGTTTTCACCATTCAGTCCTCCCTCTTCACtg GTAACGGCGGCGTTAATGTCATCAACCGAGAGGAAATCCGGATCTTATCTGATTTTCAGTCCAATCTTCAGCAATGCGTG GCAAATAGAGGGCTTGGGCTTACAGCTCAAATTATTGATCATTGTAATATAATTCTCAAATTCCCTCAAGGAACAAACAGCACTTGG TACAATGAGCAATTCAAGATTTTTGAACCCCTTGAGTACAAATATGATGTTTGTGAGGCTATTCTGTTGTGGGAACAG TATCGTAACATGACCACTGTGTTGACAAGAGAATATCTGGATGCTAGGCCTGATGGATGGTTAGACTATGCAGCAAAAAGGATCGCACAATT AGGCGCTGACAAATGCTACAACCGGACTCTTTGTGAGGAGCATCTTAATATACTTTTACCTGCACAGCCACCCTTTCACCCCAGACAGTTTCGAACATGTGCTGTTGTTGGGAATTCAGGTGACCTCTTGAAGACAGAGTTTGGACCAGAAATTGATAGTCACGATGCTGTTATAAGAGACAACGAAGCTCCTGTTAACGAG AAATATGCCAAGTATGTTGGTCTGAAGCGGGATTTTCGCTTGGTTGTGAGAGGTGCTGCTGGTAACATGATTACAATTCTTAATGGGTCAG ATGATGAGGTGCTTATAATTAAAAGTCTTACACACAGAGACTTCAATGCAATGATAAAG CGCATACCAAATCCAGTTTACCTCTTCCAAG GTATTGTCTTGCGCAGAGGTGCTAAAGGAACTGGAATGAAATCAATAGAACTAGCGCTTTCCATGTGTGAC ATTGTTGACATATATGGTTTCACAGTTGATCCTGGCTATACAGAGTG GACTCGGTACTTTTCTACACCAAGGAAAGGGCACAACCCACTTCAAGGGAGGGCATACTACCAACTGTTGGAATGTCTTGGT GTTATTCGGATCCATTCTCCCATGAGAGCACAAAGGAAGCAAGACTGGTCAGATGTTCCTAGTCGAGAAATGATAAACAGGGCTCAGAAAGCTGCTTTGCAATTGAAAAGAAGTGCGGCTGATCAAGTGGGAGGATTGGGACAGTTTGTGAACTGTAAGGTGTGGGGCAATGCAGGTCCATACGGGAGCGGGCCAATATCTGGATCTCCAGATATGACAGATGTGAGGAAGAATTCAAAATACAGTAAATGGGAAGTTCTGCCTTTCAAGAATCTGAGGGAAGAGACGAGGCAGCACTTTCTTCAGATGGAAGGTGTCTCTATGTACAAAATGGACGGCAATAAGCTAGACGATCTAGTTTGTGTAAGACATCCCCAGAAATCTGAGGCTGAGGCATAA
- the LOC116033027 gene encoding uncharacterized protein LOC116033027: protein MVLSFDFRLAVLAALFLFGAWASQAAAEYNFRPERPIKPPRKQFGNDNSEVETKTETPEVNSSPAPPTKTTPPAPDQSSTPILESVDRIANRAEMSDSIVQPHSQNCGESKRYMGGWSPLVIGAVLFYLLQPGLIFQWPGNNRKLEFKTEKTNGKAMFIHTMIFIVIYVIIIALSHGKI from the exons ATGGTCCTTAGTTTTGATTTCAGATTGGCTGTTCTTGCAGCCCTTTTCCTGTTTGGGGCATGGGCATCTCAAGCCGCTGCCGAATATAACTTCAGGCCAGAGAGGCCAATTAAACCTCCGCGTAAACAATTCGGCAACGACAATTCCGAGGTTGAAACTAAGACGGAGACCCCAGAGGTTAATTCATCACCGGCGCCGCCCACTAAGACTACACCACCGGCACCGGATCAGAGTTCCACTCCAATTCTTGAATCTGTGGACCGGATAGCGAATCGTGCTGAGATGAGTGATTCTATAGTCCAACCCCACTCTCAAAACTGCG GTGAAAGCAAGAGATACATGGGTGGGTGGTCACCGTTGGTAATCGGAGCGGTGCTCTTTTATCTGCTGCAACCGGGTCTGATTTTCCAGTGGCCGGGAAACAATCGAAAGTTGGAGTTCAAAACCGAGAAGACCAATGGCAAGGCTATGTTCATTCACACTATGATATTCATTGTTATCTACGTTATTATCATCGCGCTCTCTCATGGTAAAATCTGA
- the LOC116031647 gene encoding protein PXR1-like gives MACTIDFRCLDEGFGGKTYKRKRAEKEAPGDVSEEDEAAMEVEKENGPPPSKRQAVPSSEDPNKAVVGKATYDGVIAGKVSGRKWKQARTHRSSAVQVSKKGKTLEQRVKEKEIKKAYKERMNELKEEIRQNKIEKRQKREEREKRKKENILKSGTKFQKITNPKTLKKIAKSAKHKKQLKVVSDDLLKAGNK, from the coding sequence ATGGCTTGTACCATCGATTTTAGGTGCCTGGATGAGGGCTTCGGAGGCAAAACTTACAAGCGAAAGAGGGCAGAGAAGGAAGCCCCCGGCGATGTATCGGAGGAAGATGAGGCCGCCATGGAGGTGGAAAAGGAAAACGGCCCCCCTCCGTCGAAAAGGCAGGCAGTCCCTTCTTCTGAGGATCCGAACAAGGCGGTGGTGGGGAAGGCGACGTACGACGGTGTTATAGCGGGGAAGGTGTCAGGGAGGAAGTGGAAGCAGGCGCGCACGCACAGGTCGTCAGCGGTGCAGGTGAGCAAGAAGGGGAAGACGCTGGAGCAGAGGGTGAAGGAAAAGGAGATAAAGAAGGCGTACAAGGAGAGAATGAATGAACTGAAGGAGGAGATAAGGCAGAACAAGATAGAGAAGAGGCAGAAGAGGGAGGAGAGGGAGAAGAGGAAGAAGGAGAACATTCTCAAATCTGGCACCAAGTTCCAGAAGATCACCAACCCAAAGACTCTTAAGAAAATTGCCAAGTCTGCCAAGCATAAGAAGCAACTCAAGGTTGTTTCCGATGATCTTCTTAAGGCCGGCAACAAGTAG